In the genome of Quercus robur chromosome 3, dhQueRobu3.1, whole genome shotgun sequence, one region contains:
- the LOC126718653 gene encoding exocyst complex component EXO84A, producing the protein MDSSTFTSLSRGSFSSSVEDSSESEVNLTLSDRIKVFKTSNFDPDAYVTSKCRTMNEKEIRHLCSYLVELKKASAEEMRKSVYANYGAFIRTSREISDLEGQLLSMRNLLSTQAALVHGLSEGVHIDSLSTGPEDSAGEDVLYENKELSNIENWLVEFLDTLEVLLSERRVDEALAALDEGESMAKEAKERQTLSQTILLSLETTITEQRQKLADQLAETTCQPSTRGVELRSAVLALKKLGDGPRAHTLLLNSHKQKLQGNMQSLRPSNASYGAAYTASLSQIVFSTIAQAASDSLAVFGEEPAYTSELVTWAVKQTEAFALILKRHVLASSAAVGGLRVAAECVHICLAHSSLLEARGLSLSPVLLRLFRPLIEQAINDNLKRIEQSCAALAAADDWVLTCLPAGTRLASSTSLSSVNLSQPKLSSSAHRFNSMVQEFLEDVCLLESLQLDVSTLEGVLQVFNSYVNLLINALPSSMDNEEDTEVYANKIVRMAETEAQQIALLANASLLADELLPRAAMKLLPLQQTNRMDEPPRRGSDRQSRLPEQREWKRRLQRSVDRLRDSFCRHHALELIFLDDGDTSINAQMYTYMDDNTDEPEWFPSPIFQVLFAKLTRMASIATDMFVGRERFATVLLMRLTETVILWLSEDQSFWEDIEEGPKPLGPLGLQQLYLDMEFVILFSSQGRYLSRNLHQVIKNIIGRAIDSVAATGMDPYSVLPEDDWFAEVAQIAIKVLTGKANFGNVDRDVTSPTASISATSVFSHGSN; encoded by the exons ATGGACTCGTCAACATTCACATCTCTTTCAAGAGGGTCATTTTCATCGAGTGTAGAAGACTCCTCAGAATCTGAGGTAAATTTAACACTCAGCGATAGGATTAAGGTGTTCAAGACCTCTAACTTCGACCCTGATGCCTATGTCACCTCCAAATGCCGGACCATGAATGAAAAG GAGATAAGGCACTTGTGCTCTTACCTTGTTGAACTGAAGAAGGCATCTGCTGAGGAAATGCGTAAAAGTGTCTATGCTAATTATGGTGCCTTCATCCG CACATCAAGAGAGATTTCAGATCTTGAAGGTCAGCTCCTCTCAATGAGGAATCTCCTATCTACTCAGGCTGCTCTAGTTCATGGTTTATCTGAAGGAGTTCACATTGATTCCTTGTCCACTGGTCCTGAAGATTCAGCTGGAGAGGATGTATTGTACGAAAACAAGGAACTTTCCAACATAGAAAATTGGTTAGTAGAATTTTTAGACACCCTTGAAGTTCTTTTGTCTGAGAGAAGAGTGGATGAAGCTTTGGCTGCCTTGGATGAAGGAGAAAGTATGGCCAAAGAAGCCAAAGAGAGGCAAACATTGAGCCAGACCATTCTCTTATCGCTGGAGACTACCATCACTGAACAGAGACAGAAACTAGCTGATCAGCTTGCAGAGACTACCTGTCAACCTTCTACTCGTGGTGTTGAGCTTCGTTCAGCTGTTCTAGCTCTGAAAAAACTTGGGGATGGTCCTCGTGCCCATACATTGCTACTCAATTCTCATAAGCAGAAGTTGCAGGGTAATATGCAGAGTCTTCGCCCATCAAATGCTTCATATGGAGCAGCATATACAGCTTCACTCTCCCAGATTGTTTTTTCCACCATTGCACAAGCTGCAAGTGACTCATTGGCAGTTTTTGGTGAGGAGCCTGCATATACTTCTGAGCTTGTAACTTGGGCAGTAAAACAAACTGAGGCTTTTGCTCTTATCCTTAAGAGGCATGTTCTAGCTTCCTCAGCAGCAGTTGGGGGCTTAAGAGTTGCAGCCGAGTGTGTTCATATATGCTTGGCTCACAGCTCTTTGTTAGAAGCTCGTGGATTATCACTTTCTCCTGTCCTTTTGAGACTCTTTAGGCCGCTCATTGAACAGGCAATAAATGACAACTTAAAAAGAATTGAACAGAGCTGTGCAGCACTAGCTGCAGCAGATGATTGGGTACTTACTTGTCTGCCAGCTGGTACACGTCTGGCTTCAAGTACATCTCTTAGTAGTGTGAACCTATCCCAGCCTAAGCTTTCATCCAGTGCTCACAGATTCAATTCAATGGTTCAG GAATTTCTTGAAGATGTGTGCCTCCTTGAAAGCCTGCAGTTGGATGTTTCCACATTGGAAGGTGTTTTACAAGTGTTCAACTCCTATGTAAACTTGTTGATAAATGCATTACCAAGTTCAATGGACAATGAGGAGGACACAGAAGTTTATGCGAACAAAATTGTTAGGATGGCAGAGACTGAAGCCCAACAGATAGCTTTGCTAGCTAATGCATCACTGTTAGCAGATGAGCTGCTCCCACGTGCTGCCATGAAGCTCTTGCCCTTGCAGCAGACGAACAGAATGGATGAGCCCCCTAGAAGAGGTTCAGACAGGCAAAGCCGTCTTCCAGAGCAAAGGGAATGGAAGAGACGACTTCAACGTTCAGTTGACCGCCTGAGAGATAGCTTCTGCCGACATCATGCTCTTGAGCTAATCTTCTTAGATGATGGTGACACTAGTATCAATGCTCAAATGTACACATATATGGATGATAATACAGATGAGCCTGAATGGTTTCCATCTCCAATTTTTCAG GTACTCTTTGCAAAATTGACAAGGATGGCAAGCATTGCAACAGATATGTTTGTAGGTAGGGAAAGGTTTGCAACTGTTCTATTGATGAGACTCACAGAGACTGTAATCCTGTGGCTTTCTGAAGATCAAAGCTTTTGGGAAGACATAGAGGAGGGGCCAAAGCCTTTAGGTCCTCTTGGCCTTCAACAG TTATATTTGGATATGGAGTTTGTGATACTTTTTTCATCCCAAGGCCGTTACTTATCCCGGAATCTGCATCAAGTTATCAAGAATATTATAGGTAGAGCTATAGACTCAGTTGCTGCCACTGGAATGGATCCTTACAG CGTGTTGCCAGAGGATGACTGGTTTGCTGAAGTTGCTCAAATAGCAATAAAAGTGTTGACTGGGAAAGCCAACTTTGGTAATGTAGATAGAGATGTGACCAGCCCCACGGCATCTATATCAGCAACATCAGTTTTTTCTCATGGGAGCAACTAG
- the LOC126718655 gene encoding glycerol-3-phosphate acyltransferase RAM2-like — MAKTTFLTVDKCTSIGREQHAVVADMDGTLLRGRSSFPYFALVAFEVGGILRLLFLLLATPLAGLLYYFVSESAGIQVLVFATFSGMRVSDIESVARAVLPKFYSSDLHPETWRVFSACGKRCVLTANPTIMVEAFLKDVLGADLVLGTKIATYKGRATGLVCKPGVLVGKNKADALEKAFGETQPDIGLGDRDTDTPFMSLCKEAFIVLPQPEVKPVTMDKLPKPIIFHDGRLVQKPTPLVALLTILWIPTGFLLACLRITAGAILPMPLVYYAFMALGVRVTIKGTPPPQAKKSIGQSGVLFICSHRTLLDPIFLSTALGRAIPAVTYSVSRLSEIISPIKTVRLNRDRAKDASMIKKLLEEGDLAICPEGTTCREPFLLRFSALFAELTDQLVPVAMVNRMSMFHGTTARGWKGMDPFYFFMNPSPAYEVTFLNKLPLELTCSSGKSSYEVANYIQRVIAATLSYECTSFTRKDKYRALASNDGTVVEKPLLKANKVMGC; from the exons ATGGCCAAAACAACCTTCCTAACTGTGGACAAATGCACATCAATAGGCAGAGAACAACACGCAGTGGTTGCCGACATGGATGGAACCTTGCTTAGAGGCCGTAGCTCTTTCCCTTACTTTGCACTTGTGGCCTTCGAGGTTGGTGGGATTCTGAGGCTCCTTTTCTTGCTCCTTGCAACCCCACTAGCTGGACTTCTCTATTACTTTGTCTCAGAATCTGCAGGGATCCAAGTTCTGGTCTTTGCAACATTTTCTGGTATGAGAGTCTCAGATATTGAGTCGGTGGCTCGAGCTGTATTGCCAAAGTTTTATTCGAGCGATCTTCACCCAGAGACTTGGCGTGTGTTCTCAGCATGTGGGAAAAGGTGTGTGCTGACTGCAAACCCAACAATTATGGTGGAAGCGTTTTTGAAAGATGTGTTGGGAGCTGATTTGGTTTTGGGTACTAAGATAGCAACTTATAAGGGCAGAGCAACTGGGTTGGTTTGTAAGCCCGGGGTACTTGTTGGGAAGAACAAAGCTGATGCTCTAGAAAAGGCCTTTGGAGAAACTCAGCCAGATATTGGTCTTGGTGATAGAGATACAGATACTCCCTTTATGTCACTGTGCAAG GAGGCTTTCATTGTGCTACCCCAACCAGAAGTAAAGCCTGTGACAATGGACAAACTCCCCAAGCCAATTATCTTCCATGATGGCCGCCTTGTTCAAAAGCCAACACCTCTCGTGGCACTCCTCACCATTCTTTGGATCCCCACAGGCTTCCTCTTAGCCTGTCTTCGAATCACCGCGGGTGCCATCCTCCCCATGCCACTAGTCTATTACGCTTTCATGGCACTAGGTGTTCGTGTCACTATCAAAGGCACCCCTCCTCCTCAGGCCAAAAAATCCATAGGCCAATCTGGTGTCCTCTTTATTTGCTCCCACAGAACCTTACTTGACCCTATTTTCCTTTCCACCGCCCTCGGCCGTGCCATCCCTGCTGTGACCTACTCTGTCTCCCGCCTCTCCGAGATCATCTCACCCATCAAGACCGTTCGCCTTAATCGTGACCGGGCTAAGGATGCATCCATGATCAAGAAACTATTAGAAGAAGGTGACTTAGCAATATGCCCTGAAGGTACAACTTGTAGGGAACCATTTCTTTTGAGGTTTTCGGCTTTGTTTGCTGAATTAACAGACCAACTTGTGCCTGTGGCAATGGTGAATCGGATGAGTATGTTTCATGGAACCACAGCTAGAGGGTGGAAAGGAATGGACCCATTTTATTTCTTCATGAACCCTAGCCCAGCTTATGAAGTaacttttttaaacaaattgcCACTTGAGCTAACCTGCAGTTCTGGGAAGTCTAGCTATGAGGTTGCAAATTATATACAAAGGGTTATTGCGGCAACTCTTTCTTATGAGTGCACAAGCTTCACTAGGAAAGATAAGTATCGGGCACTTGCTAGTAATGATGGAACTGTGGTTGAGAAACCTTTACTCAAGGCCAACAAAGTAATGGGATGTTGA